The Candidatus Desulfofervidus auxilii genome segment ATTATAATCTTGTGACTCTTAAAACCTCTTCTAGTGTAGTAATACCGCTAATAACTTTTTGTAAACCATCTACTGTCATTGTAGTCATACCTTCAGCAATAGCCCTTTGACGAATAGTATCTGCATCTGCACCTTCAATGATAAGAGAACGAATCCTTTCACTTATCTCCATTACTTCAAAAATACCTATACGTCCTCTATAACCAGTATAAGCACACTCTTCACAGCCAACACTTCGATAAAGCACTAAATTTTTCCAATCAATCTGAGTTTGAAATTGAGGTGGAAAATAACTGATCATTCTTTTAACAAGAGCTTTTTCTGGTTCAAATGGTACTTTACAATGAGGGCAAAGCACCCTTACTAACCTTTGAGCAATTACTAAAAGAATTGAAGAAGAAATAAGATAAGGTTCTACTTGTAAATCTATTAATCTAGTAATTGCAGTAGGAGCATCATTTGTATGAAGAGTAGAAAAAACCAAATGTCCAGTGAGGGCAGATTGAATGGCAATCTCTGCTGTTTCGGTATCTCTAATCTCACCAATAAGCAGCACATCCGGATCCTGTCTTACAATAGAACGAAGTACCTTAGCAAAATTTAAATCTAAATCATGCCTTACTTGAATTTGATTAATGCCTTCAATCTGATACTCAACAGGATCCTCTACAGTAATAATCTTTTTTTCAGGTGATTTAATCTCTTTTAAAATTGCATAAAGAGTAGTAGTCTTACCTGAACCTGTTGGGCCTGTAACAAGAATAATACCATGTGGATAATAAATTTTTTCCTGAAGAAGATTAAAATCTCTTAAATTTAAGCCAAGTGTATCTAATTTGAATTCACGACCTTCTGGATAAAGCAATCTTAAAACCACACTTTCTCCAAAAATAGTAGGCACTGTAGAAACACGAATATCTATTTCTTGTCCACCTAATCTAAGTTTAATTCTTCCATCTTGAGGTAAACGTCTTTCTGCAATATTCATGCCTGCTATGAGTTTAATTCGAGAAATAATAGCTGGCTGCAATCTTTTTGGTGGAGCTTCTGCTTCATGAAGGATACCATCAATTCGATAACGTACTTTAAATTCTTTTTCAAAAGGTTCAAAGTGAATATCAGAAGCGCGCATTTCCACACCCCGTGTAATAATCATATTCACTAATCGCACAATTGGAGCTTCTAAAGCCATATCACGTAAGTTTTCTTCCTCCCATTCCCTAATCTCACTTTCTGCCTCTTCCATCGCCTCTTGAATCTCATTTTCATTCCCATAAAGTCTATCAATAGCTTCTTGAATATCCTCTGATAATCCTAAATAAAATTTTACCTTTAAGGGCTGAAAATATTGTTTGAGATTAGTAATAAGTGAAAGATTAAAAGGATCAGAAATAGCTATTATTACTTCATCTCTTGTCCGTCTTATAGGCAAAATACAATGTCTTTTCAAAAAAGATACAGAAATTTCTTCCAAAATTAAAGGTTCTTTTGGATAATGCTTCCTTTCTAAAAAAGGAATATCAAAATATTTTGCTATCAATTCCATTAAACGTTTTTCTTCAATTCCTATATTTTTTAAAATTTTTGTGAGAGTTAATTTTGTCTCTTCTGTTTTAGCTAAAATTTTAGTCCTTTCCTCTGGTTTTATTCCCAATTGAGAAAATAAAAATTCACTAAATGACTCACTCATTCTAAAATCTGTTCTAATTGTTTAAAATTTAAATGTTTTTGCACAAGTGCCAATCCTCTTTCTACTTTCTCTTTCCCCTCTAAACTCAAACGAGCAGAAATATCTTGAACTTTCTTAGCTACTGTATAAGTGTCATCTCTTACAAGGACAATTGGCACATTTTTTTGATCTGCTTTAGAGAGAATAATCTCATTAGGAATAAAATTACCTGTAAGCACTAAACATTTTGCCCCTTCCTCAATCGCTACTAATTGAATATCTGCCCTATCTCCTCCTACAATTACAGCTGGGTCAATCGAACGGCGGATGTATTCAACAAACCTACTTACCTCCATACCACCAATTAGATAATTTTGAATAAATTTGTTAAGGCCTTCGTGCCCTGAAAGGATTTGTCCTCCTAACCTTTCGCTTAATTCAGCCACTGTTATAGCATTAAGAAGATTGTCATAAGGAATAAGCCCCAACACTAAAATACCTTTTTGCTCTAACCAAGGAACAATCAATTCTTCAATATCTCGTTTTTGCTCCTCCTTTACCCAGTTTAATATTATCCCACAAAGTTTATCTTTCAATGCCTTTTTTACTTCAGTAATACCATCTAAAAATGGCTCTCCTATATATTTATTAACTAAGATAACTTTTGCATTTAATGTATTTATTACCTCAAGTCCAGAAATTCCTAAAAAACTTCCTAACCATACTGTTTCTGCCCCACCAATTATAACTATATCCTTTCCAGTAGAAATGGTTTCAAATGCCTTTTTCACTTTTGACATCAATTCTTCTATCTCCCCCCGTAAAACCTTTACCGTCAATTCATAATCTAAAATAACAGGACATAAATATGATAAATCATCTTTAAGTCCCAAACTCTGATAAATGAAATAAGCAACTCTATCAGTAATAATATTGTTTTTTACCCGTAAAGGAACTTTGCCAAGCGGTTTAAAGTAGCCAAGTTTAAGCCCCTTTTCAAGAAAATACTTTCCTACTCCTAAGGTAATGAGTCCCTTACCTGAAAATGGGATAGTTGAACCAATATAAATTATCTTCATTTTTTTACTCCTTTTTTATAGTCAGCCGGGCATCAACAGCAATAGCGCCCTGGCCAGCTGATTTAACTAAAAAAGGATTAATTTCTATCTCAAGAATTTCTGGGAAATCAAGAGCAAGCTGAGAAAGGGCAAGTATACCATTTACTAAGGCTGATATATCTGCTGGTGGCTCACCCCTCATTCCCCTTAACAAAGGATAGGCCTTAACTTCTCTTATCATCTCCATAGCTTCTCTTTTATCTATAGGTGCTATTCGAAAGGTTACATCCTTTAATACCTCAACATAAATACCACCAAGTCCGAACATAAGCAAAGGACCAAATTGTGGGTCATGAGTAAACCCAATAATGGTTTCCTTTGCCCCTTGGACCATTTCCTGCACAGATACACCATAAATTACTGCCTTTGGCTGCCTTTCTTTTACTTTCACCATCATTTCAGTAAAGGCTTCTTCCACTGCTTGAGGGGTTTCAAGATTTAAAATAACACCTCCAACATCTGTTTTATGAGAAATATCAGGGGAAACAATCTTTAATACTACAGGAAAACCAATCTCTTTAGCAGATTTTACTGCTTCTTCTTTTGTTCTTGCTAATTTTGTTTTAGGTAGATTAAATCCATATGCTTTAAGTACTTCCTTCGCTTCAGTTTCTGTAAGATGAAATCTACCTTCTCTCTTTGCCATCTCCAAAAGATATTTTACACGACTACGGTCAGCCATAATTTGTGAATATTGAGGTAAGGGTTGTGAAAGCCAATGTTTTCTAAGCCACATTTTTTCTAAAGCACTTACTGCATCCTCTGGACAAAAATAATTAGGTATACCGTGTTTTTTTAAAAATTTTATCCCCTTTTCTACCTGATTTTTTCCCATAAAAGAGCAAAGAATGGGCTTAGTAGTATTTTTTGAATATGTCACAATAACTTTTGCTGTTTCTTTTACCTCTATTGTAGCAGTAGGTGTTAAAAGCACTAAAATTGCATCTACATTTTCATCTTCTACCAATATTTTTAAAGCCTTTTCATAACGATCAAAATGAGCATCTCCTAAAATATCTACTGGATTAAAAAAAGAAGCCATTGAAGGCAAAAAACTCCTCAATTTTTCTATAGTCTCTACTTTAAGTCTAGCTAATTGTAATGCAGACTGATCACAGGCATCAGCAGCCACAATCCCAGGCCCTCCAGAATTAGTGAGAATT includes the following:
- a CDS encoding AAA family ATPase, producing MKIIYIGSTIPFSGKGLITLGVGKYFLEKGLKLGYFKPLGKVPLRVKNNIITDRVAYFIYQSLGLKDDLSYLCPVILDYELTVKVLRGEIEELMSKVKKAFETISTGKDIVIIGGAETVWLGSFLGISGLEVINTLNAKVILVNKYIGEPFLDGITEVKKALKDKLCGIILNWVKEEQKRDIEELIVPWLEQKGILVLGLIPYDNLLNAITVAELSERLGGQILSGHEGLNKFIQNYLIGGMEVSRFVEYIRRSIDPAVIVGGDRADIQLVAIEEGAKCLVLTGNFIPNEIILSKADQKNVPIVLVRDDTYTVAKKVQDISARLSLEGKEKVERGLALVQKHLNFKQLEQILE
- a CDS encoding GspE/PulE family protein, with translation MSESFSEFLFSQLGIKPEERTKILAKTEETKLTLTKILKNIGIEEKRLMELIAKYFDIPFLERKHYPKEPLILEEISVSFLKRHCILPIRRTRDEVIIAISDPFNLSLITNLKQYFQPLKVKFYLGLSEDIQEAIDRLYGNENEIQEAMEEAESEIREWEEENLRDMALEAPIVRLVNMIITRGVEMRASDIHFEPFEKEFKVRYRIDGILHEAEAPPKRLQPAIISRIKLIAGMNIAERRLPQDGRIKLRLGGQEIDIRVSTVPTIFGESVVLRLLYPEGREFKLDTLGLNLRDFNLLQEKIYYPHGIILVTGPTGSGKTTTLYAILKEIKSPEKKIITVEDPVEYQIEGINQIQVRHDLDLNFAKVLRSIVRQDPDVLLIGEIRDTETAEIAIQSALTGHLVFSTLHTNDAPTAITRLIDLQVEPYLISSSILLVIAQRLVRVLCPHCKVPFEPEKALVKRMISYFPPQFQTQIDWKNLVLYRSVGCEECAYTGYRGRIGIFEVMEISERIRSLIIEGADADTIRQRAIAEGMTTMTVDGLQKVISGITTLEEVLRVTRL
- a CDS encoding acetate--CoA ligase family protein, which translates into the protein MLEKLFQPKSVAVVGASAHEGKIGHILVQNLLQYNFKGKIFPINPKVSEILGLKVYPSLIDVPEKIDLAVIAVRPPDVLETIKICGEKGIPAAIVISAGFKEAGPEGARLEEELKRLAKENCVRVLGPNCLGLIDTYSCLNASFANGMPEKGEIGFFSQSGAMCIAVLDWTLGEKIGFSKFISLGNKADISEIDMLIALGEDEKTKVILGYLEGIENGHTFIQVATEVSKKKPIILIKAGVTSAGAKAVSSHTGSLAGSEAAYKAAFKQSGIIRAKTIDELFNYALAFVRQPLPKGPKVAILTNSGGPGIVAADACDQSALQLARLKVETIEKLRSFLPSMASFFNPVDILGDAHFDRYEKALKILVEDENVDAILVLLTPTATIEVKETAKVIVTYSKNTTKPILCSFMGKNQVEKGIKFLKKHGIPNYFCPEDAVSALEKMWLRKHWLSQPLPQYSQIMADRSRVKYLLEMAKREGRFHLTETEAKEVLKAYGFNLPKTKLARTKEEAVKSAKEIGFPVVLKIVSPDISHKTDVGGVILNLETPQAVEEAFTEMMVKVKERQPKAVIYGVSVQEMVQGAKETIIGFTHDPQFGPLLMFGLGGIYVEVLKDVTFRIAPIDKREAMEMIREVKAYPLLRGMRGEPPADISALVNGILALSQLALDFPEILEIEINPFLVKSAGQGAIAVDARLTIKKE